A genomic stretch from Candidatus Edwardsbacteria bacterium includes:
- a CDS encoding ATPase, T2SS/T4P/T4SS family, protein MAQNIADMLLKMGLLTKAQYDQASLEQKNSNEPLAATMVRMGMVTENVAMQFMSRQFTVPAMDLSNFQVEPAVIKLIRPDIANKFMVIPIKRLGRALTLAMIDPSDIFALEDIKFLTGLDVKPVVASYSAVKKLLEQHYPLGKDVQVIASGGQLSQVKDEAIESLPDEESALEGLGGDIEMEMVDDLEQDEDLADAQQAGSSTPVVKMVNYIMTEAVRRGASDIHVEPYEKVFRIRLRQDGVLQTLMEPPMRMKAPLVSRIKIMSKLDVTERRKPQDGRIAIKVLNKKIDLRVSTLPVLFGEKVVMRILDAGSLTLDLANFGFTELALKNFMKAIHAPYGIVLITGPTGSGKTTTLYSALSQLNTPDRHILTVEDPIEYNLKGVNQVQAELGIGFTFEVALRAMLRQAPNIIMLGEIRDGPTAAIAVKAALTGHLVLSTLHTNDAPSSVSRLIDMGIEPFLVASSTVLIQAQRLVRRICKACKEPFQVNPQSLIDMGFKAEEVAGVTYYKGRGCPICNNTGYKGRVGLYEVMPISPDIRDLILNREAVTTIRAKAVEQGMLTLRMDAWGKVKQGLTTVEEMFRETAEG, encoded by the coding sequence ATGGCGCAAAACATAGCCGACATGCTTTTGAAGATGGGGCTCCTGACCAAGGCCCAGTACGACCAGGCCTCCCTGGAGCAGAAGAACAGCAACGAGCCGCTGGCCGCCACCATGGTCCGGATGGGGATGGTCACCGAGAACGTGGCCATGCAGTTCATGTCCCGGCAGTTCACGGTGCCGGCCATGGACCTGAGCAATTTCCAGGTGGAGCCGGCGGTCATCAAGCTGATCCGGCCGGACATCGCCAACAAATTCATGGTGATCCCGATAAAACGCCTGGGCCGGGCCCTGACCCTGGCCATGATCGACCCCTCCGACATCTTCGCTTTGGAGGATATCAAATTCCTCACCGGGCTGGATGTCAAGCCGGTGGTGGCCAGCTATTCGGCCGTCAAGAAACTGCTGGAACAGCACTATCCGCTGGGCAAGGACGTCCAGGTGATCGCCTCCGGCGGCCAGCTGAGCCAGGTCAAGGACGAGGCCATCGAGAGCCTGCCGGATGAGGAGTCGGCCCTGGAGGGGCTGGGGGGCGACATCGAGATGGAGATGGTGGACGACCTGGAGCAGGACGAGGACCTGGCCGATGCCCAGCAGGCCGGCTCCTCCACTCCGGTGGTCAAGATGGTGAATTACATCATGACCGAGGCGGTCCGTCGCGGGGCCTCGGACATCCATGTGGAGCCCTATGAGAAGGTGTTCCGGATAAGACTGCGGCAGGACGGCGTGCTGCAGACCCTGATGGAGCCCCCCATGCGGATGAAGGCCCCGCTGGTCTCCCGCATCAAGATCATGTCCAAGCTGGATGTCACCGAGCGCCGCAAGCCCCAGGACGGCCGGATCGCCATCAAGGTGCTCAACAAGAAGATAGACCTCCGGGTCTCCACTCTGCCGGTACTGTTCGGGGAGAAGGTGGTGATGCGTATCCTGGACGCCGGATCGCTGACCCTGGACCTGGCCAACTTCGGTTTTACCGAGCTGGCCCTGAAGAATTTCATGAAGGCCATCCATGCCCCCTACGGCATAGTCCTGATCACCGGCCCCACCGGATCGGGAAAGACCACCACCCTGTATTCCGCCCTGTCCCAGCTGAACACCCCGGACCGGCACATCCTGACGGTGGAGGATCCCATCGAATACAACCTGAAAGGGGTCAACCAGGTCCAGGCCGAGCTGGGCATAGGCTTTACCTTTGAGGTGGCTCTCCGGGCCATGCTGCGGCAGGCCCCCAACATCATCATGCTGGGCGAGATCCGCGACGGCCCCACCGCCGCCATTGCGGTCAAGGCCGCCCTGACCGGACACCTGGTGCTGTCCACCCTGCATACCAACGACGCCCCGTCGTCGGTCAGCCGTCTGATCGACATGGGGATCGAGCCGTTCCTGGTGGCCTCGTCCACCGTGCTGATCCAGGCCCAGCGGCTGGTGCGTCGGATCTGCAAGGCTTGCAAGGAGCCGTTTCAGGTCAATCCCCAGTCCCTGATCGACATGGGGTTCAAGGCTGAGGAGGTGGCCGGGGTCACCTATTACAAGGGCCGGGGCTGCCCCATCTGCAACAACACCGGCTACAAGGGCCGGGTGGGGCTCTACGAGGTGATGCCCATCTCTCCCGACATCAGGGACCTGATACTGAACCGGGAGGCGGTGACCACCATCAGGGCCAAGGCGGTGGAGCAGGGCATGCTGACCCTGCGGATGGACGCCTGGGGCAAGGTCAAACAGGGCCTGACCACGGTGGAGGAGATGTTCCGCGAGACCGCCGAGGGATAG
- a CDS encoding type II secretion system F family protein: MPLYLWKGRDSKAGLVSGELTAESEGAVIEALRKKNIIVSSVRIKPKELKLSFMQPKVSNKDLSIFTRQFATMINAGLPLVSCLEIQAQQQENPTFKKVLETIKTDVEGGSTLAEALNRQKNVFSELYINMAAAGEAGGILDNILMRLAIYLEKAEALVSKVKRAMIMPVILTSVAVGAAAVLLIFVIPIFEKMFAGMGAKLPAPTLFVVGLSKFLQKFIIPIIIVVTAIIISLQRWYKTDKGQLYLDTLMLKIPILGNLQQKSAVARFARTLGTLLSSGVAILDALEITAKTAGNRVVQDAIMSARKSIGGGETISAPLKTMKIFPPMVVQMIAVGEATGGLDEMLNKIADFYDEEVDGAVEGLTAAMEPIIMVVLGLGIGGMVIAMYLPIFSMTSALMGGK, from the coding sequence ATGCCACTATATCTCTGGAAGGGGCGCGATTCCAAAGCCGGTTTGGTCTCCGGAGAGCTGACGGCCGAAAGCGAAGGCGCGGTCATCGAGGCGCTGCGCAAGAAAAATATAATCGTGTCCTCGGTGCGGATCAAGCCCAAGGAGCTCAAGCTCAGTTTCATGCAGCCCAAGGTCAGCAACAAGGACCTGTCGATCTTCACCCGGCAGTTCGCCACCATGATCAACGCCGGCCTGCCTTTGGTGTCCTGCCTGGAGATCCAGGCCCAGCAGCAGGAGAACCCCACCTTCAAGAAGGTGCTGGAGACCATCAAGACCGATGTGGAGGGCGGCTCCACCCTGGCCGAGGCCCTGAACCGGCAGAAGAACGTGTTCAGCGAGCTGTATATCAACATGGCGGCGGCCGGCGAGGCCGGCGGTATCCTGGACAACATCCTGATGCGCCTGGCCATCTACCTGGAGAAGGCCGAGGCCCTGGTGTCCAAGGTCAAAAGGGCCATGATCATGCCGGTGATCCTGACCTCGGTGGCGGTGGGGGCCGCGGCGGTGCTGCTGATCTTCGTGATCCCCATCTTCGAGAAGATGTTCGCCGGGATGGGGGCCAAGCTGCCGGCCCCCACCCTGTTCGTGGTGGGCCTTTCCAAGTTCCTGCAGAAGTTCATCATCCCCATCATCATCGTGGTGACCGCCATAATCATCTCCCTGCAGCGCTGGTACAAGACCGACAAGGGCCAGCTGTATCTGGACACCCTGATGCTTAAGATCCCCATCCTGGGCAACCTGCAGCAGAAATCGGCCGTGGCCCGGTTCGCCCGGACCCTGGGGACCCTGCTGTCCAGCGGCGTGGCCATCCTGGACGCCCTGGAGATCACCGCCAAGACCGCCGGCAACCGGGTGGTGCAGGACGCCATCATGTCGGCCCGCAAATCCATCGGCGGCGGCGAGACCATCTCGGCCCCCTTGAAGACCATGAAGATCTTTCCGCCCATGGTGGTGCAGATGATCGCGGTGGGCGAGGCCACCGGCGGCCTGGACGAGATGCTCAACAAGATCGCCGACTTCTACGACGAGGAGGTGGACGGGGCGGTGGAGGGGCTGACCGCCGCCATGGAGCCCATCATCATGGTGGTGCTGGGCCTGGGCATCGGCGGCATGGTGATCGCCATGTACCTGCCCATCTTCAGCATGACCTCGGCCCTGATGGGCGGCAAGTGA
- a CDS encoding helix-hairpin-helix domain-containing protein has product MFGLTPDEKKVIIFFMAALALGNAVLLYKKSHPGAAPELKYGGPDLPRAIEQPGSFPAAPEAAAKNRWPVKKLPAGKIDLNRAGPRDLEKLPAIGPAMAKRIIDFRKESGDFQKIEDLMKVKGIGHKKFNRLREHVFVDH; this is encoded by the coding sequence ATGTTCGGGTTGACGCCGGATGAAAAAAAGGTGATAATCTTTTTTATGGCGGCCCTGGCCCTGGGCAATGCCGTGCTGCTCTACAAGAAAAGCCATCCCGGCGCCGCCCCGGAGCTTAAATACGGCGGGCCGGACCTGCCCCGGGCCATCGAACAGCCGGGATCATTTCCGGCCGCCCCGGAAGCTGCGGCAAAAAATCGATGGCCGGTCAAAAAGCTCCCGGCCGGAAAGATAGACCTCAACCGGGCCGGGCCGCGGGACCTGGAGAAGCTTCCGGCCATCGGTCCGGCCATGGCCAAAAGAATAATTGACTTCAGGAAGGAATCCGGCGATTTCCAAAAAATCGAGGACCTGATGAAGGTCAAGGGCATCGGCCATAAAAAATTCAACCGGCTCAGGGAGCATGTGTTTGTAGACCATTAA
- a CDS encoding sigma 54-interacting transcriptional regulator, which produces MGVNLLKDNPVLLWGRVTIAALMTGSALVLKALGALPLSFSAIILLSVMYLLLTILARYLNYKWPGWRWDYAQMVLDIGWIAIFIHRTGGAENPFTLLFFLAIIAAANARFARGAIITATLSSLTLAFLIYLDYRSLRTGLLLGRDQEFVTAFTTEFVFRGYLYAICFYLVAAFSGYLAERLRLKGRQLEDTTRALEEFKLSTGDILEKMGSGLLTINEKGQIVYCNLSGLQILGLEKKDIIGRHVSQIAVEGLEPLGGVLNPENSLPGNRSQRMEIKISRGREDGIPVGVSTTSVYGSQGRLEGVIAIFQDLSAVKSLENRMIEMEQLETSKELTKSLLKLLHPYLSEINATISELMRENEVDPVIISKISRVKEKTEYIRKTIDDFIRFAHIEIPGAHKAEQAGREYDSRIIGRSPNFVEIMNMVQQVAPTDSTVLISGESGTGKELLARELHRLSGRGQGPFVSINCAALPETLLESELFGHVKGSFTGAMRDKDGLFRVASGGTFFLDEVSETSPAIQVKLLRVLQEREIVPVGGTRPIKVDVRVISATNSDLAKAVENNRFRMDLFYRLNVIQITIPPLRDRKDDVLLLAEEIIDNYCRKQNLPVKLLSAATRDALMQYGWPGNVRELENVLERAIILETGPVIERSSLPDELLRPGPEVKKKAPEEGGSLKDKEKRTILRVLEECGNNKSLAAKKLGIHYATLYRKLKSYNITDE; this is translated from the coding sequence ATGGGAGTAAACCTCCTGAAGGATAACCCGGTCCTGCTGTGGGGCCGGGTGACGATCGCGGCCCTGATGACGGGAAGCGCTTTGGTGCTGAAGGCACTGGGGGCGCTTCCCCTTTCTTTTTCGGCCATCATCCTGCTGTCGGTCATGTACCTGCTGCTGACCATTCTGGCCAGGTATCTGAATTACAAATGGCCCGGCTGGCGGTGGGATTATGCCCAAATGGTGCTGGACATCGGCTGGATCGCCATCTTCATCCACAGGACCGGCGGGGCCGAGAACCCCTTCACCCTGTTGTTCTTCCTGGCCATCATCGCCGCCGCCAACGCCCGGTTCGCCCGGGGGGCCATCATCACCGCCACCCTGTCCAGCCTGACCCTGGCCTTTTTGATCTATCTGGATTACCGCAGCCTGAGGACCGGCCTGCTGCTGGGCCGGGACCAGGAATTTGTGACCGCCTTCACCACCGAATTTGTTTTCCGGGGATACCTCTATGCCATCTGCTTCTACCTGGTGGCGGCCTTCTCCGGCTACCTGGCCGAAAGGCTGAGGCTGAAGGGCCGGCAGCTGGAGGATACTACCCGGGCCCTGGAGGAGTTCAAGCTATCCACCGGCGACATCCTGGAGAAGATGGGCAGCGGCCTGCTGACCATCAATGAAAAAGGGCAGATCGTATACTGCAACCTTTCCGGCCTGCAGATACTGGGGCTGGAAAAAAAGGACATCATCGGCCGCCATGTCTCCCAGATAGCCGTTGAGGGGTTGGAGCCCCTGGGGGGCGTGCTGAACCCGGAGAATAGCCTGCCGGGGAACCGCTCCCAGCGGATGGAGATAAAGATATCGCGGGGCCGGGAGGATGGCATCCCGGTGGGGGTCAGCACCACCTCGGTCTACGGCAGCCAGGGGAGGCTGGAGGGCGTCATCGCCATCTTTCAGGACCTTAGCGCGGTCAAATCCCTGGAGAACCGGATGATCGAGATGGAACAGCTGGAGACCTCCAAGGAGCTGACCAAATCCCTGCTGAAACTGCTGCATCCCTATCTCTCCGAGATAAACGCCACCATCTCCGAACTGATGAGGGAAAACGAGGTGGACCCGGTCATCATCTCCAAGATCTCCCGGGTGAAGGAGAAGACCGAGTACATCCGCAAGACCATCGACGATTTCATCCGGTTTGCCCATATCGAGATCCCCGGGGCCCATAAGGCCGAACAGGCCGGCCGGGAATACGACAGCCGGATAATAGGCCGGTCCCCCAACTTCGTCGAGATCATGAACATGGTCCAGCAGGTGGCCCCCACCGACAGCACGGTGCTGATCAGCGGGGAGTCCGGCACCGGCAAGGAGCTGCTGGCCCGGGAGCTGCATCGCCTGAGCGGCCGGGGGCAGGGGCCTTTCGTCAGCATCAACTGCGCCGCTTTGCCGGAGACCCTGCTGGAATCGGAGCTGTTCGGCCACGTCAAGGGATCGTTCACCGGGGCCATGCGCGACAAGGACGGCCTGTTCCGGGTGGCCTCCGGCGGCACCTTTTTCCTGGACGAGGTGTCCGAGACCTCGCCGGCCATCCAGGTGAAGCTGCTGCGGGTGCTGCAGGAGCGGGAGATCGTTCCGGTGGGCGGCACCCGTCCCATCAAGGTGGACGTCCGGGTGATCTCGGCCACCAACAGCGACCTGGCCAAGGCGGTGGAGAATAATAGGTTCAGGATGGACCTGTTCTACCGGCTCAACGTCATCCAGATAACCATCCCCCCCTTAAGGGACCGCAAGGACGACGTGCTGCTGCTGGCCGAGGAGATCATTGACAATTACTGCCGGAAGCAGAACCTTCCGGTAAAACTGCTGTCGGCCGCCACCAGGGATGCTTTGATGCAGTACGGCTGGCCGGGCAACGTCCGGGAGCTGGAGAATGTCCTGGAGCGGGCCATCATCCTGGAGACCGGCCCGGTGATCGAGCGGTCCAGCCTTCCCGATGAGCTGCTGCGGCCCGGCCCTGAGGTGAAAAAGAAAGCCCCGGAGGAGGGAGGCAGTCTTAAGGACAAGGAAAAGCGGACCATACTTCGGGTATTGGAGGAATGCGGCAACAACAAATCCCTGGCGGCCAAAAAGCTGGGGATCCATTATGCCACCCTGTACCGCAAGCTGAAAAGTTATAACATTACGGATGAATAA
- a CDS encoding ATPase, T2SS/T4P/T4SS family encodes MALKVGDMLLKAGMISAEQLDQALKEQQTSGQRLGSLLVKMGFVTEDEVVAFLSKQFNVPSVNLNDYKIDEPILKLIPPHIAQKYGLIPLSRLGRSVTVAMVNPNDVLAMEDIKFSTGFEVRPVIASEAAIWSAIDKQYGSAGMLEDVMKAMDEAEADVDAGDLEVLEEQQESGGDSASEMAAAIESSPAAKLVNGLIAEAVKRNATDIHIEPYEKEIRVRMSVYGVLHEVMSPPLRMKSSIAARIKIIAKLKIEEKRFPQDGRLRMIIQGKPIDIRVSIIPTAFGEKVALRILDRSAVSFDLPTLGFEPEPLKYLLKAIQTPFGIVLVTGPTGSGKTTTMYACLESINHPDTNIMTAEEPVEYSLMGVNQVAVHEEGGTTFTAALKAFLRQDPNIIMVGEIRDRQTAEIAIRSSLTGHLVLSTVHTNSASLTITRLVDMGVEPFMIASSLLLVESQRLVRKICSYCKEQYQPEEKMLREFLGDKADIAKFTAFRGKGCSECRNTGYKGRIGLAEILPISPAIRDLILERAPTFKIEAQAVKDGMSTLRMDGIHKVRSGITTIEEVIKETVAAAD; translated from the coding sequence ATGGCGTTAAAAGTCGGAGACATGCTCCTCAAGGCCGGGATGATCAGTGCGGAGCAGCTGGATCAGGCCCTCAAGGAACAGCAGACCTCGGGCCAGAGGCTGGGCTCCCTGCTGGTGAAAATGGGATTTGTCACCGAGGACGAGGTGGTGGCCTTCCTGAGCAAGCAGTTCAACGTCCCCTCGGTCAACCTGAACGATTACAAGATTGACGAGCCCATCCTCAAACTGATACCGCCCCATATAGCCCAGAAGTACGGACTGATCCCCCTGTCGCGCCTGGGGCGGAGCGTGACCGTGGCCATGGTCAACCCCAACGATGTCCTGGCCATGGAGGACATAAAATTCTCCACCGGTTTCGAGGTCCGCCCGGTGATAGCCTCCGAGGCCGCCATCTGGTCGGCCATCGACAAGCAATACGGCTCGGCCGGGATGCTGGAGGACGTGATGAAGGCCATGGATGAGGCCGAGGCCGACGTGGATGCCGGGGATCTGGAGGTCCTGGAGGAACAGCAGGAGTCGGGTGGAGATTCGGCCTCGGAGATGGCCGCGGCCATCGAGAGCAGTCCGGCGGCCAAGCTGGTCAACGGCCTGATAGCCGAGGCGGTCAAGCGCAATGCCACCGACATCCACATCGAGCCCTATGAGAAGGAGATCCGGGTCCGGATGTCGGTCTACGGCGTGCTGCACGAGGTGATGTCTCCCCCCTTAAGGATGAAGAGCTCCATCGCGGCCCGGATAAAGATCATCGCCAAATTGAAGATCGAGGAAAAGCGCTTTCCCCAGGACGGCCGCCTGCGGATGATCATCCAGGGCAAGCCGATAGACATCCGGGTGTCCATCATCCCCACCGCCTTCGGGGAGAAGGTGGCCCTGCGCATCCTGGACCGCAGCGCGGTGTCCTTCGACCTGCCCACCCTGGGGTTCGAGCCGGAGCCGCTGAAATATCTGTTGAAGGCCATCCAGACGCCCTTCGGGATCGTGCTGGTCACCGGGCCCACCGGCTCCGGCAAGACCACCACCATGTACGCCTGCCTGGAATCCATCAACCACCCGGACACCAATATCATGACCGCCGAGGAGCCGGTGGAGTACAGCCTGATGGGGGTCAATCAGGTGGCGGTGCACGAGGAGGGCGGCACCACCTTCACCGCCGCCCTGAAGGCTTTTTTAAGACAGGACCCCAACATCATCATGGTGGGGGAGATCCGCGACCGGCAGACGGCCGAGATCGCCATCCGGTCATCGCTCACCGGGCATCTGGTGCTGTCCACCGTCCACACCAACAGCGCCTCGCTGACCATCACCCGGCTGGTGGACATGGGGGTGGAGCCGTTCATGATCGCCTCTTCGCTGCTGCTGGTGGAATCCCAGCGGCTGGTCCGCAAGATCTGCTCCTACTGCAAGGAGCAGTACCAGCCGGAGGAAAAGATGCTGCGCGAATTTTTGGGCGACAAGGCGGATATAGCTAAATTCACCGCCTTCCGGGGCAAGGGCTGTTCGGAGTGCCGCAATACCGGATACAAGGGCCGGATCGGCCTGGCCGAGATCCTGCCGATCAGCCCGGCCATCAGGGACCTGATCCTGGAACGGGCCCCCACCTTCAAGATAGAGGCCCAGGCCGTGAAGGACGGGATGTCCACCCTGCGGATGGACGGCATCCACAAGGTCCGCAGCGGGATAACCACCATCGAAGAGGTCATCAAGGAGACCGTGGCCGCCGCCGATTAA
- the pilB gene encoding type IV-A pilus assembly ATPase PilB, which yields MGLKLGDMLVQSGLISKDQLDKALAEQKSSGAKLGSSLIKLGFMTEDSITQFLGKQLNLPTVNLSTAELDPQVLKLIPPEIAQKFQVMPIKRTGRTLFLAMSNAADVFTMENIAFLTGMEVKPVVCAETSLEKALDKYYGSTTRAEALKSVEQEIAAEDMELVEKDMDEVASQAEIESTPVVKLVNSIVIDAIKRGASDIHIEPYEKILRVRYRIDGVLQETMSPPRRISAALASRIKVLSKLNLTERRLPQDGRFSIKLIDRTVDLRVSTMPIKYGEKIVIRVLEQTSLGGDLTQLGIEGKALDDILKALTRPTGMILVTGPTGSGKTRTLYSGISRLNKPGVNIVTAEDPVEYDIVGINQVNVRPEIGYTFAKALKAFLRQDPNIVLVGEIRDRETGEIAMTAAMTGHLVLSTLHTNDAPSSLNRLLDMEIPPFLIAATVNLIEAQRLVRRVCSKCKEPEKISSEEMVKMGIDPASFQGVELFKGKGCLECNNTGYKGRVGVFEVMTIGPEIRRLIVSRASTDEIREMAVKLGMKTLREDALDKVRKGITTLEAAIVETASD from the coding sequence ATGGGATTGAAATTAGGCGACATGCTGGTGCAGTCCGGCCTGATCAGCAAAGATCAGCTGGACAAGGCCCTGGCCGAGCAAAAAAGCTCCGGAGCCAAGCTGGGCTCCAGCCTTATCAAGCTGGGATTTATGACCGAAGATTCCATCACCCAGTTCCTGGGCAAGCAGCTCAACCTTCCCACGGTCAATCTTTCCACCGCCGAACTGGATCCCCAGGTGCTGAAACTTATCCCCCCGGAAATAGCCCAGAAATTCCAGGTGATGCCTATCAAGCGGACCGGGCGGACCCTGTTCCTGGCCATGTCCAACGCCGCCGACGTGTTCACCATGGAGAATATCGCCTTCCTCACCGGGATGGAGGTCAAGCCGGTGGTTTGCGCCGAGACCTCGCTGGAGAAGGCTTTGGACAAGTATTACGGCAGCACCACCCGGGCCGAGGCCCTGAAGTCGGTGGAGCAGGAGATCGCCGCCGAGGACATGGAGCTGGTGGAGAAGGACATGGATGAGGTGGCCAGCCAGGCCGAGATCGAATCCACCCCGGTGGTGAAACTGGTCAACAGCATCGTCATCGACGCCATCAAGCGCGGGGCGTCGGACATCCACATAGAGCCCTACGAAAAGATCCTGAGGGTGCGCTACCGGATAGACGGGGTCCTCCAGGAGACCATGTCGCCGCCCCGCCGGATCTCGGCGGCCCTGGCCTCGCGCATCAAGGTGCTTTCCAAATTGAACCTCACCGAACGGCGCCTGCCGCAGGATGGAAGGTTCTCCATCAAACTTATCGACCGGACCGTGGATCTGCGGGTGTCCACCATGCCCATCAAATACGGCGAGAAGATCGTCATCCGGGTGCTGGAGCAGACCAGCCTGGGCGGCGACCTGACCCAGCTGGGCATCGAGGGCAAGGCCCTGGATGATATTCTGAAAGCCCTGACCCGGCCCACCGGCATGATACTGGTCACCGGTCCCACCGGTTCGGGCAAGACCCGCACCCTCTATTCCGGCATCTCCCGCCTGAACAAACCCGGGGTCAACATCGTCACCGCCGAGGATCCGGTGGAATACGACATTGTGGGGATCAACCAGGTCAACGTCCGCCCGGAGATCGGCTATACCTTTGCCAAGGCCCTGAAGGCCTTTTTGCGGCAGGACCCCAACATCGTGCTGGTGGGGGAGATCCGGGACCGGGAGACCGGCGAGATCGCCATGACCGCGGCCATGACCGGACATCTGGTGCTGTCCACCCTGCATACCAATGACGCCCCCAGCTCGCTGAACCGCCTGCTGGATATGGAGATCCCGCCCTTCCTGATAGCCGCCACGGTGAACCTGATCGAGGCCCAGCGCCTGGTCAGGCGCGTCTGCTCAAAATGCAAGGAGCCGGAGAAGATATCTTCGGAGGAGATGGTCAAGATGGGGATCGATCCCGCCAGCTTCCAGGGGGTGGAGCTGTTCAAGGGCAAGGGCTGCCTGGAGTGCAACAACACCGGATACAAGGGCCGGGTGGGGGTGTTTGAGGTGATGACCATCGGCCCCGAGATAAGAAGGCTGATAGTCTCCCGGGCCTCCACCGATGAGATCAGGGAGATGGCGGTCAAATTGGGGATGAAGACCCTGCGGGAGGATGCCCTGGACAAGGTCAGAAAGGGCATCACCACCTTGGAGGCGGCCATCGTGGAGACGGCCTCGGATTGA
- a CDS encoding type IV pilus twitching motility protein PilT: MLTLTQLLEEMIQKKGSDLHLTVGVPPVIRVDGELMQTSHESLTPQMTEQLAYSILKDTQKKRFETERELDLSIGIQGLSRFRGNIFLQRGCVAMAMRVIPWEIRSFQALGLPPIAAALADKPKGLVLVTGPTGSGKSTTLATMIDKINSERRGHIITVEDPIEYIHHHKKCIINQRELESDTKSFKNALKYALRQDPDVVLVGEMRDLETIESALHISETGHLTLATLHTNSAAESIHRIVDVFPPYQQPQVRAQLAFVLEGVITQQLIPMTRGGRALCLEVMVCTPAIKALIRDDKVHQIYSSMQAGQKYGMQTMNQSLMNLFLEKKITLDTAFDYTSNVEELDQMIKKRQAVV; the protein is encoded by the coding sequence ATGTTGACTCTTACCCAACTCCTGGAGGAGATGATCCAGAAGAAGGGGAGCGATCTGCACCTGACGGTGGGCGTACCGCCGGTGATTCGGGTGGACGGCGAACTGATGCAGACCTCCCACGAGTCCCTCACTCCGCAAATGACAGAGCAGCTGGCCTACAGCATCCTGAAGGACACCCAGAAGAAACGCTTTGAGACCGAGCGGGAGCTGGACCTGTCCATCGGCATCCAGGGGCTGTCCCGTTTCCGGGGCAACATCTTCCTACAGCGGGGCTGCGTGGCCATGGCCATGCGGGTGATCCCCTGGGAGATCCGCTCCTTCCAGGCCCTGGGCCTGCCGCCCATCGCCGCCGCCCTGGCCGACAAACCCAAGGGGCTGGTGCTGGTCACCGGGCCCACCGGCTCGGGCAAATCCACCACCCTGGCCACCATGATCGACAAGATCAACAGCGAGCGTCGGGGGCACATCATCACCGTCGAGGATCCCATCGAGTACATCCATCATCATAAAAAATGCATCATCAACCAGCGGGAACTGGAATCGGACACCAAGAGCTTCAAGAACGCCCTGAAATACGCCCTGCGCCAGGACCCCGACGTGGTGCTGGTGGGCGAGATGCGGGACCTGGAGACCATAGAATCGGCCCTGCACATCTCCGAGACCGGCCACCTGACACTGGCCACCCTGCACACCAACTCGGCGGCCGAATCCATCCACCGCATAGTCGACGTTTTCCCCCCCTACCAGCAGCCCCAGGTGCGGGCCCAGCTGGCCTTCGTGCTGGAGGGGGTGATCACCCAGCAGCTGATCCCCATGACCCGGGGCGGTCGGGCCCTGTGCCTGGAGGTGATGGTCTGCACCCCGGCCATCAAGGCCCTGATCCGGGACGACAAGGTCCACCAGATATATTCCTCGATGCAGGCCGGGCAGAAATACGGCATGCAGACCATGAACCAGTCGCTGATGAACCTGTTCCTGGAGAAGAAGATCACCCTGGACACCGCCTTCGATTATACCTCCAACGTCGAGGAGCTGGACCAGATGATCAAGAAGCGCCAGGCGGTGGTGTAA